The following are encoded together in the Luoshenia tenuis genome:
- a CDS encoding 5-formyltetrahydrofolate cyclo-ligase, which produces MDTPMEAEYKKLGLRQEMKRLRGALDAGARALASEKIAQRLLDSGLCGPGKCVLSYCSTGSEVETGSLIAALREQGCEVLLPRMEKERALSARIFRSGDTLVRGSYGIEEPSKHAPQLPPQKIDVILLPGLAFDRAGRRLGYGGGYYDRFLPRLREDCTKIGLCFDLQIFDEIPHEPHDAQVDYLVDENRIISCGQDEEEING; this is translated from the coding sequence ATGGATACGCCGATGGAGGCGGAATACAAAAAGCTGGGCCTGCGTCAGGAGATGAAGCGCCTGCGAGGGGCGTTGGACGCGGGGGCCAGGGCGCTAGCCAGCGAGAAAATTGCCCAGCGTTTGCTGGATAGCGGCCTGTGCGGCCCGGGCAAATGTGTGCTGAGCTACTGCAGCACGGGCAGCGAGGTAGAAACGGGTAGCCTGATCGCCGCCCTTCGCGAGCAGGGATGCGAGGTGCTGTTGCCCAGGATGGAAAAAGAGCGGGCGCTTAGCGCGCGCATCTTCCGCAGCGGCGACACATTGGTTCGGGGTTCTTATGGTATTGAGGAACCCTCTAAACACGCGCCGCAGCTGCCGCCCCAAAAGATCGATGTAATTCTGCTGCCGGGGCTTGCCTTTGACCGGGCTGGGCGCAGATTGGGGTATGGCGGCGGGTATTACGACCGTTTTCTGCCGCGCTTGCGCGAGGATTGCACCAAGATCGGCTTATGTTTTGACCTGCAGATCTTTGACGAGATTCCCCATGAGCCCCATGACGCACAGGTGGATTACCTGGTGGATGAAAACCGTATCATCTCCTGCGGGCAAGACGAGGAGGAAATAAATGGATAA